A stretch of the Desulfovibrio porci genome encodes the following:
- the grdB gene encoding glycine reductase complex selenoprotein B — MAYRVIHYINQFFAGIGGEDKADVAPEVREGVVGPGMAFKAALGNEAEIVATFICGDNYFANNMDAVSAQVVEAVRKHKADALVAGPAFNAGRYGTACASVCAAVKKALDIPVVTALYRENPGVDLFRKEIPIVEASDSARGMAKAVPAMARVLLKQLKGEALGAPAEEGLLEKGIRQNMFYEQPGAERAVSMLIKKLKGEPFVTEYAMPVFDRVTPRPPVADMRTAKIALVTSGGIVPFGNPDHIAASSAQNFGEYDITGVTDLLQGKYQTAHGGYDQTYANQDPDRVLPVDVLRDLEKEGAIGSLHPIFYSTVGNGTAVAKAKSFGIEIGKRLKDAQVQAVILTSTUGTCTRCGATLAKAIEDTADVPVVHMCTIVPISLSIGANRIVPTVSIPHPLGNPELSPEAEKALRRELVERALKALSTPVDEQTVFNK, encoded by the coding sequence ATGGCATATCGCGTCATTCACTATATCAATCAGTTCTTCGCCGGCATCGGCGGCGAGGACAAGGCGGACGTGGCCCCCGAAGTGCGCGAGGGCGTGGTGGGCCCCGGCATGGCCTTCAAGGCCGCTCTGGGCAACGAGGCCGAGATCGTGGCCACCTTCATCTGCGGCGACAACTACTTCGCCAACAATATGGACGCCGTCTCCGCCCAGGTGGTGGAAGCCGTGCGCAAGCACAAGGCCGACGCCCTGGTCGCGGGCCCGGCCTTCAACGCCGGGCGCTACGGCACGGCCTGCGCCTCGGTCTGCGCGGCGGTCAAAAAGGCTCTGGACATTCCGGTGGTCACGGCCCTGTACCGCGAAAATCCCGGCGTGGACCTTTTCCGCAAGGAAATTCCCATTGTGGAGGCTTCCGACTCCGCGCGCGGCATGGCCAAGGCCGTGCCGGCCATGGCCAGGGTGCTGCTCAAGCAGCTCAAGGGCGAAGCCCTGGGCGCTCCGGCCGAGGAAGGCCTGCTTGAAAAAGGCATCCGCCAGAATATGTTCTACGAACAGCCCGGCGCGGAGCGCGCCGTGTCCATGCTGATCAAAAAGCTCAAGGGCGAACCTTTTGTCACGGAATACGCCATGCCGGTCTTTGACCGCGTGACTCCGCGTCCGCCCGTGGCCGACATGCGCACGGCCAAGATCGCCCTGGTCACCTCCGGCGGCATCGTGCCCTTCGGCAACCCGGACCATATCGCGGCCTCCAGCGCGCAGAACTTCGGCGAATACGACATCACGGGCGTCACGGATCTGCTCCAGGGCAAGTACCAGACCGCTCACGGCGGCTACGACCAGACCTACGCCAATCAGGACCCGGACCGCGTGCTGCCCGTGGACGTGCTGCGCGATCTGGAAAAGGAAGGGGCCATCGGCTCCCTGCACCCGATCTTTTACAGCACCGTAGGCAACGGCACGGCCGTGGCCAAGGCCAAGAGCTTCGGCATCGAGATCGGCAAGCGCCTCAAGGACGCCCAGGTGCAGGCGGTGATCCTCACCTCCACCTGAGGAACCTGCACGCGTTGCGGTGCAACGCTCGCCAAGGCCATTGAGGATACCGCCGACGTGCCGGTGGTTCACATGTGCACCATCGTGCCTATCTCTTTGAGCATCGGGGCCAACCGCATTGTGCCCACGGTGTCCATTCCCCATCCGCTGGGCAATCCCGAACTTTCGCCGGAAGCGGAAAAGGCCCTGCGCCGCGAACTGGTGGAACGCGCTCTCAAGGCGCTCTCCACCCCCGTGGACGAGCAGACGGTCTTCAACAAGTAG
- a CDS encoding glycine/sarcosine/betaine reductase component B subunit — MNLELHKIAIRKLEWGPRTGARDHVLTVNKEELVALLLEDPALKKVEAELVHPGDSVRILPCKDAVEPRCKLEGPGEVFPGWIGDVETVGQGKTLVLEGAAVLTTGRLVAPQEGIVDMSGPGAEYTPFSKTCNVVLVFEPVEGVELHELEAVYRRAGFKAAHYLASCCKTDKADTVESYAFPPLAEAMSAFPGLPKVAYLYMLQSQGLLHDTWVYGVDAKKILPTMISPTEVMDGAIISGNCVSACDKNSTYTHVNNPVIKSLYAHHGKDINFVGVIITNENVTLADKKRSSSYAVKLAQMLGVDGLVISEEGFGNPDADLIMNCWKAERAGIKTALITDEYAGRDGSSQSLADSCPEGDACVTAGNANEVIVLPPMQKVIGEPATADVIAGGFFGSLREDGSMEVELQAIMGATSELGFNRIGGRTL, encoded by the coding sequence GTGAATCTCGAACTGCATAAGATCGCCATCCGCAAGCTGGAATGGGGCCCGCGCACCGGCGCGCGGGATCATGTGCTCACCGTCAACAAGGAGGAACTGGTCGCCCTGCTGCTGGAAGATCCGGCCCTCAAGAAGGTGGAGGCGGAACTGGTCCACCCCGGCGACAGCGTGCGCATCCTGCCCTGCAAGGACGCCGTGGAGCCGCGCTGCAAGCTGGAAGGGCCGGGAGAGGTCTTTCCCGGCTGGATCGGCGACGTGGAAACCGTGGGCCAGGGCAAGACCCTGGTGCTGGAAGGCGCGGCGGTGCTGACCACGGGCCGTCTGGTGGCCCCGCAGGAAGGCATTGTGGACATGAGCGGCCCCGGCGCGGAATACACGCCCTTTTCCAAGACCTGCAACGTGGTCCTGGTTTTCGAACCCGTGGAGGGCGTGGAACTGCACGAACTGGAAGCGGTCTACCGCCGGGCCGGGTTCAAGGCCGCCCATTACCTGGCCTCCTGCTGCAAAACGGACAAGGCGGACACGGTGGAAAGCTACGCCTTCCCGCCCCTGGCCGAAGCCATGAGCGCCTTCCCCGGCCTGCCCAAGGTGGCCTATCTGTACATGCTCCAGTCCCAGGGCCTGCTGCACGACACCTGGGTGTACGGCGTGGACGCCAAAAAGATCCTGCCCACCATGATCAGCCCCACGGAAGTCATGGACGGGGCCATCATCTCCGGCAACTGCGTCTCGGCCTGCGACAAGAACAGCACCTACACGCACGTGAACAATCCGGTCATCAAGAGCCTTTACGCCCATCACGGCAAGGACATCAATTTCGTGGGCGTGATCATCACCAATGAAAACGTCACCCTGGCGGACAAGAAGCGCAGCTCCTCCTACGCGGTGAAACTGGCGCAAATGCTGGGCGTGGACGGTCTGGTGATCTCCGAGGAAGGCTTCGGCAACCCGGACGCGGACCTGATCATGAACTGCTGGAAGGCCGAGCGCGCGGGCATCAAGACCGCCCTGATCACCGACGAATACGCCGGGCGCGACGGTTCCAGCCAGTCCCTGGCCGACTCCTGCCCCGAAGGCGACGCCTGCGTCACCGCGGGCAACGCCAATGAAGTCATCGTGCTGCCGCCCATGCAAAAGGTCATCGGCGAACCGGCCACGGCCGACGTCATCGCGGGCGGTTTCTTCGGCTCCCTGCGCGAGGACGGCAGCATGGAAGTGGAACTGCAGGCCATCATGGGCGCCACCAGCGAACTGGGCTTTAACCGCATCGGCGGCCGCACACTGTAA
- a CDS encoding GrdX family protein, which yields MAGRAILITNNPTFSSHVPAGVEVLVLDGGARDALTAARDRVHQGWRLANHPLYGNFRPHQQPYRSLLLLPPMGDATAVGAGQAASTGVGEDGTAFPSSAPQSRSGGFAPVDIESLHFLEEALQLYQSPASKIRQSLPGDLPEAMRRDCALLDRELLKATLESLH from the coding sequence GTGGCCGGTCGCGCGATTCTCATTACCAACAATCCCACGTTTTCTTCCCACGTTCCGGCGGGTGTGGAAGTTCTTGTGCTGGACGGCGGCGCGCGCGACGCGCTGACCGCGGCGCGGGACCGCGTGCATCAGGGCTGGCGGCTTGCCAATCACCCGCTGTACGGCAATTTCCGTCCGCATCAGCAACCCTACCGTTCCCTTCTGTTGTTGCCGCCCATGGGCGACGCCACGGCCGTCGGCGCCGGGCAGGCGGCAAGCACTGGCGTGGGAGAAGACGGGACCGCGTTCCCGTCTTCGGCTCCGCAAAGCCGCTCAGGCGGCTTTGCCCCCGTGGACATTGAATCCCTGCATTTTCTGGAAGAAGCCCTGCAACTCTACCAGAGTCCCGCTTCCAAAATCCGGCAAAGCCTGCCCGGCGACCTGCCCGAGGCCATGCGCCGCGACTGCGCGCTGCTGGACCGCGAACTGCTGAAAGCCACGCTGGAAAGCCTGCACTGA
- a CDS encoding AAA family ATPase encodes MNNDSCMAECPQSPILPRERVTSALAEAVAAYPLTALTAPMGYGKTTAARQLADALLSGEKKDAAVARAYFVTLPPEPYSAPYLWNFIWGRLAAQGLEFAESVKAYGFPGDAERRQHVFARCRALAERVLLVLDDYHWVADPAMDAYLTALTREGIAGLHILLLSRSRPNLPLEELRLKSLAESFDQSLLAFSEAETAALFTRYGNKDAETARRAWLFSEGWPAALWLCLRNPESREDFSGAPLARMEAMLEESIFSAYDPEDRRLLLQLSLLDHYTAREADDIGGPGSRERLQQLLHPF; translated from the coding sequence GTGAATAACGACAGTTGTATGGCCGAATGCCCGCAAAGCCCCATTCTGCCGCGCGAGCGCGTCACCTCCGCCCTGGCGGAAGCTGTCGCCGCATATCCGCTCACGGCGCTCACCGCGCCCATGGGTTACGGCAAAACCACGGCGGCGCGGCAACTGGCGGACGCTCTCCTGTCCGGCGAAAAAAAAGATGCGGCGGTCGCGCGGGCCTATTTCGTCACCCTCCCGCCGGAACCCTACAGCGCCCCCTACCTGTGGAACTTCATCTGGGGCCGCCTCGCGGCTCAGGGCCTGGAATTCGCCGAATCCGTCAAGGCTTACGGCTTTCCCGGCGATGCGGAGCGGCGGCAGCATGTCTTTGCCCGGTGCCGCGCGCTGGCGGAGCGGGTGCTGCTGGTCCTTGACGATTATCATTGGGTGGCCGACCCGGCCATGGACGCCTACCTGACCGCGCTGACGCGCGAGGGCATAGCGGGCCTGCACATACTGCTTCTTTCCCGATCCCGGCCGAATCTGCCCCTGGAGGAATTGCGCCTGAAATCTCTGGCCGAGAGCTTTGATCAGAGCCTTTTGGCTTTTTCCGAAGCCGAGACGGCGGCGCTCTTCACCCGATACGGGAACAAGGATGCGGAAACCGCCCGCCGGGCCTGGCTGTTCAGCGAGGGCTGGCCCGCCGCGCTCTGGCTCTGCCTGCGGAATCCGGAAAGCCGGGAAGACTTTTCAGGCGCGCCCCTCGCGCGCATGGAGGCCATGCTCGAGGAATCGATTTTTTCCGCCTATGATCCGGAAGACCGGCGTTTGCTGCTGCAACTTTCCCTTCTTGACCACTACACGGCGCGCGAGGCCGACGACATCGGCGGGCCGGGCTCGCGCGAGCGCCTGCAACAACTCCTTCATCCGTTTTGA
- a CDS encoding LuxR family transcriptional regulator, translated as MPHSIFGTFLAKRLPSARDIDQAALCRRVAECHIGREELISALRFLVRAGRDEDKLRLLELFALPGGNLLLFFFADEVMEAVQAIAWPLREKRPLEYLAFLYFCLAEAHDLRAVTLLEEAEERFARAGGIAAPLKRRLAGEVLLIRNMLAFNDLWAMRDIHEAAHGLLHGRSAIANRQMIWTFACPHSAYLYLREPGTYRDMIALIEGNLHYFHELTDGCSLGAQPLFRAEWLLERGEFDDVEGLLAASARLAESKDQVTTLLNAAFTRARLCLATGRGEEALAQLRDWRPRVDALGHVDLSTCLDLALGYVSACLGHAEAIPAWLREGDFGPTRTIPQIFGFIQFTHAKAALLAGDDARLESIAKSIPEYLGPFDNLFARIQAKVLEAIAAHRLYGPEKGGVLLGEALDLARPDGILLSLAEYGPHLLPLLPCPPLSPTSREHKPDGYLAALAGLAGRYPCASREEASQGCGPMRLTSRQKDVLSLASRGLRNAEIATALNVSPETVKKILSSAYKRLGATNRAEAVCKFTGRR; from the coding sequence GTGCCGCACAGTATTTTCGGGACCTTTCTGGCAAAGCGCCTGCCTTCCGCCCGCGACATCGATCAGGCCGCGCTGTGCCGCCGGGTGGCCGAATGTCATATAGGCCGTGAAGAGCTGATTTCCGCCCTGCGGTTTCTTGTCCGGGCCGGGCGGGATGAAGACAAGCTGCGCCTTTTGGAGCTTTTTGCCCTGCCGGGCGGCAACCTGCTGCTTTTCTTTTTCGCGGATGAAGTCATGGAAGCGGTCCAGGCCATAGCCTGGCCGCTGCGGGAGAAGCGGCCCCTGGAGTACCTGGCTTTTCTCTATTTTTGCCTGGCCGAGGCGCACGACCTGCGGGCCGTGACCCTTCTGGAGGAGGCCGAAGAGCGCTTTGCGCGTGCCGGGGGCATCGCTGCTCCCCTGAAGCGCCGTCTGGCGGGCGAGGTCCTGCTCATCCGCAATATGCTCGCCTTCAACGATTTGTGGGCCATGCGCGACATCCACGAGGCGGCGCACGGATTGCTGCACGGGCGTTCGGCCATTGCCAACCGGCAGATGATCTGGACTTTCGCCTGTCCGCACTCGGCCTATCTGTATCTGCGCGAACCGGGAACCTACAGGGACATGATCGCGCTCATCGAAGGCAACCTGCACTATTTCCATGAACTGACCGACGGTTGCAGCCTGGGCGCGCAGCCTCTCTTCCGGGCCGAATGGCTGCTGGAGCGCGGCGAATTCGACGATGTGGAAGGCCTGCTCGCGGCCTCCGCCCGCCTGGCGGAAAGCAAGGATCAGGTGACCACGCTGCTCAACGCGGCCTTTACCAGGGCCAGGCTCTGTCTGGCCACGGGCCGGGGCGAAGAAGCCCTGGCCCAGCTGCGGGACTGGAGGCCGCGCGTGGATGCCCTGGGCCATGTTGATCTGTCCACCTGCCTGGATCTGGCGTTGGGCTACGTCAGCGCCTGTCTGGGCCACGCGGAGGCCATACCGGCCTGGCTGCGCGAGGGCGATTTCGGCCCGACCCGTACCATCCCGCAGATTTTCGGCTTCATCCAGTTCACCCACGCCAAGGCCGCGTTGCTTGCGGGCGACGACGCCCGCCTGGAGTCCATCGCCAAAAGCATTCCGGAATATCTCGGCCCCTTTGACAATCTTTTTGCCCGCATCCAGGCCAAAGTATTGGAAGCCATTGCCGCGCACCGCCTGTACGGCCCGGAAAAAGGCGGCGTTTTGCTGGGCGAGGCGCTGGATCTGGCCAGACCGGACGGCATCCTCCTTTCCCTTGCTGAATACGGGCCGCATCTCCTGCCCTTGTTGCCCTGCCCGCCCTTGTCGCCGACCTCGCGTGAACACAAGCCGGACGGCTACCTCGCGGCCCTGGCCGGTCTGGCCGGGCGCTATCCCTGTGCTTCGCGGGAAGAAGCAAGCCAAGGCTGCGGGCCGATGCGGCTCACCTCACGCCAGAAAGATGTCCTGAGTCTGGCCTCCCGGGGCCTGCGCAACGCGGAGATTGCCACAGCCTTGAACGTCTCGCCGGAAACGGTGAAAAAAATCCTTTCCTCCGCCTACAAGCGTCTGGGCGCGACCAACCGGGCCGAGGCCGTGTGCAAATTCACCGGGCGACGCTGA